In Mustela nigripes isolate SB6536 chromosome 2, MUSNIG.SB6536, whole genome shotgun sequence, a single window of DNA contains:
- the CNN1 gene encoding calponin-1, producing the protein MSSAHFNRGPAYGLSAEVKNKLAQKYDHQREQELREWIEGVTGRRIGSNFMDGLKDGIILCEFINKLQPGSVKKVNESTQNWHQLENIGNFIKAITKYGVKPHDIFEANDLFENTNHTQVQSTLLALASMAKTKGNKVNVGVKYAEKQERKFEPEKLREGRNIIGLQMGTNKFASQQGMTAYGTRRHLYDPKLGTDQPLDQATISLQMGTNKGASQAGMTAPGTKRQIFEPGLGMEHCDTLNVSLQMGSNKGASQRGMTVYGLPRQVYDPKYCLTPEYPELGEPTHNHHAHNYYNSA; encoded by the exons ATGTCCTCTGCTCACTTCAACCGGGGCCCTGCCTATGGCTTGTCTGCTGAGGTCAAGAACAAG ctagCCCAGAAGTACGACCACCAGCGGGAGCAGGAGCTTCGAGAGTGGATCGAGGGGGTGACAGGGCGCCGCATTGGGAGCAACTTCATGGACGGCCTCAAAGACGGCATCATTCTTTGCGA GTTCATCAATAAGCTCCAGCCAGGCTCCGTGAAGAAAGTCAATGAGTCGACCCAAAATTGGCACCAG cTGGAAAACATCGGCAACTTTATCAAGGCCATCACCAAGTACGGGGTGAAGCCCCACGACATTTTTGAGGCCAACGACCTGTTTGAGAACACCAACCACACCCAGGTGCAGTCCACCCTGCTGGCGTTGGCCAGCATG GCCAAGACGAAAGGGAATAAGGTGAATGTAGGGGTGaagtatgcagagaagcaggaacGGAAATTTGAGCCAGAGAAGCTAAGAGAAGGGCGGAACATCATTGGGCTGCAG ATGGGCACCAACAAGTTTGCCAGCCAGCAGGGCATGACGGCCTATGGCACCCGGCGTCACCTGTACGACCCCAAGCTGGGCACGGACCAGCCCTTGGACCAGGCCACCATCAGCCTGCAGATGGGCACCAACaaaggagccagccag gCCGGCATGACTGCACCTGGGACCAAGCGACAGATCTTCGAGCCCGGGCTGGGCATGGAGCACTGTGACACGCTCAACGTCAGCCTGCAGATGGGCAGCAACAAGGGGGCCTCGCAGAGGGGCATGACGGTGTACGGGCTGCCGCGCCAGGTCTACGACCCCAAGTACTGCCTGACGCCCGAGTACCCGGAGCTGGGCGAGCCCACCCACAACCACCACGCGCACAACTACTATAACTCCGCCTAG
- the ECSIT gene encoding evolutionarily conserved signaling intermediate in Toll pathway, mitochondrial, producing MSWAQALLLARGISRGWRGICGATVMGAPFPQVPLQAPRGLHCSAAATAAGSSDSWLAPPPPEPQKEPTKALAFHEELFQRAPEGTRDKADFVRAVQNFGQHNVHKRGHVDFIYLALRKMREFGVERDLAVYNLLLDVFPKEVFRPRSIFQKMFIHYPRQQECGVAVLEQMENHGVMPNKETEFLLLQIFGRKSYPMLKFVRMKLWFSRFKNINPFPVPRDLPQDPVDLAKLGLRHMEPNLNATVTIYQMPSSTDTTGAADPAEPHIVGIQTPDQQAALAHHNPARPVFVEGPFSLWLRNKCVYYHILRADLLPPEEREVEEIPEEWNLYYPMQLHLDYGRSGWDDYEFDIDKVEEGPVFAICMAGAHDQATLAKWIQGLQETNPALAQIPVVFRLAGSTGELLAPSSGLEEPSPPPPEVQEEEEDDQQRQHQGQS from the exons ATGAGCTGGGCCCAAGCCCTCCTGCTGGCCCGGGGCATCTCTCGGGGCTGGAGAGGCATCTGCGGGGCCACCGTCATGGGAGCCCCCTTCCCCCAG GTGCCTCTCCAGGCCCCACGAGGCCTGCACTGCAGCGCTGCCGCCACCGCAGCCGGTAGCTCCGACTCGTGgctggccccgcccccaccggAGCCCCAGAAGGAACCCACGAAGGCCCTGGCCTTCCACGAGGAGCTGTTCCAGCGGGCACCGGAAGGGACGCGCGACAAGGCAGACTTCGTGCGCGCCGTGCAGAACTTCGGGCAGCATAATGTGCACAAGCGGGGTCACGTGGACTTCATCTACCTGGCCCTGCGCAAGATGCGGGAGTTCGGCGTCGAGCGGGACCTGGCTGTCTACAACCTGCTGCTCGACGTCTTTCCCAAGGAGGTCTTCCGGCCTCGCAGCATCTTCCAGAAGATGTTCATCCACTACCCCCGGCAGCAGGAGTGTGGGGTGGCCGTCCTGGAACAGATGGAGAACCACG GCGTGATGCCCAACAAGGAGACCGAGTTCCTATTGCTTCAGATATTTGGACGTAAAAGTTACCCCATGCTCAAGTTTGTGCGCATGAAGCTGTGGTTCTCCCGCTTCAAGAATATCAACCCCTTCCCTGTGCCCCGGGACCTGCCCCAGGACCCGGTGGACCTGGCCAAGTTGGGCCTGCGGCACATGGAGCCCAACCTCAACGCTACCGTCACCATTTATCAG ATGCCTTCTTCCACAGACACCACAGGTGCAGCAGATCCCGCCGAGCCCCACATTGTAG GAATCCAGACTCCTGATCAGCAGGCTGCCTTGGCCCACCACAACCCAGCGCGGCCGGTCTTCGTCGAGGGCCCCTTTTCCCTGTGGCTCCGAAACAAATGTGTCTATTATCACATCCTCAGAGCTGACTTGCTGCCCCCTGAGGAGAGG GAAGTAGAAGAAATTCCAGAGGAGTGGAATCTCTACTACCCGATGCAGCTGCACCTGGACTACGGGAGGAGCGGCTGGGATGACTACGAGTTTGACATCGATAAAG TGGAGGAAGGCCCTGTCTTCGCCATATGCATGGCGGGTGCCCACGATCAAGCTACACTGGCCAAGTGGATCCAGGGCTTGCAGGAGACCAACCCAGCCCTGGCCCAGATCCCCGTGGTCTTCCGCCTGGCAGGGTCCACCGGGGAGCTCCTGGCGCCCTCCTCAGGGCTGGAGGAGCCgtccccgcccccaccagaggtacaggaagaagaggaagacgaTCAGCAGCGACAGCATCAGGGCCAGAGCTGA